The DNA window ACCCGCCCCAAGGAGAACTCTCCATGACCGCCCTGAAAAAACTGCCCATCGGCATCCAGACCTTCAGCGAGATCCGTCAGGAAGGCTACCTCTACGTCGATAAAACCCCCCAGGTGCGCCAACTGGTCGAGCAAGGCAAATACTACTT is part of the Desulfuromonas thiophila genome and encodes:
- a CDS encoding AAA family ATPase: MTALKKLPIGIQTFSEIRQEGYLYVDKTPQVRQLVEQGKYY